Part of the Candidatus Tanganyikabacteria bacterium genome is shown below.
AGACCGGTGCACTTCCCCTTTCCCGCCTTTGCGCTGAACTCGGTGTCGCCCACGAGTTGCAGGTAGGATTTGCCGAGCGGCGCTCTGCGGAAGATCAGCTCCTTGTCGAACCCCTTGCCTTCGTTGGACGCCGTGCCAAAGACATAGTAGCCCGAGGCATCGGCGCCGGCGACTTCGGCCGGAACGACGGCGACGGGCCTGGCGCAGCCCGGATCCTCACAGAACCGGGCAAAGATGCGCAAGCGTGCCATGGCCGATCCGGCGCCGAACGACGGCCCGAAGAGGGGATCGAAGGCCGAGAAGTTGACCCTCAGCACGCTCGTCTTGATCGTGACCTCGACCAACCCGGCGGCCTGGCCGCCCGGGAGGTTCCCGGCGTCGGAGGGTGCGGGCGACACGGGCGGCGGAGCGCCGGGCGCTGTTGCCACCGGGGCCGGTGTGCCGCTGGCCGGCCCGGCCACGGGAGCGGTGGCCGAACCGGCTGAGACGGCAGCCAGCAGAGCGTTGCACCCTGCGCCCGATAGTGCCGCGAGCAAGCCGAGCGACGCGACCCGATTTCGAAACATCCCGAGGCCAATGGTCCCACAGATCGGCCTTGCTTGCGTACTGCCGGCCACGTCTGCATCGCGGCATGGACCCTCGAGGTGAGGTGCCGCCTGCGAACTCGCCCGTACCACGTAGCAAGTACCGCTCGTCGCCAACGTCGCGACCCGCTTGCCCGGTCGACCCTCCGCTGTCACGCTCCCGGGCGCGGATGCCCGCGCCGCCCATTCCCGGGGTAGGGCCGGCCGCGACGGCCCCATGGCACGCCTCGCTATACTGTGTTGGAGTGAGCGAGGAAGAGTATCAAGCCTGGCTCGACGCGGCCGCCAGGGATCTGGAGGCCGCGCGGACCTTGGCGGAAGCTGGCAACTGCTCCCTCGCCGTGTTTCACTACCAGCAGGCTGCGGAGAAACGGATCAAGGCCCTCTGCGCCCTGTCCGGAAGGCCGGCTTTGACGCGCAGCATCGTCGACCTGCTCCTGAAGCTGCGGAGCCTGGACACCGACGTGCCGGAGCCGGTGGTCCGGGCGGCGCGGAGGCTCGACGCCCACCACGTCCAGTCCCGGTATCCGACGGGCCTGGGCGTGGCGCCCGAGAAGCTGTACGACGAGGTCATTTGCCGGGAGGCCGAGGGATGGGCCATGGAGATCGTTCGATTCGCCGAGTCGTTCAGGTCGACTGGCCCGGAGTAGAAGCCCTGGCCGCTCGCGTCCGGGAGAGCTTCCCGGACGCCACCCTGCTACTCTTCGGCTCCCGGGCCCGCGGAACGGCGGACGAGGACAGCGACTACGACTTCTGCGTGATCAGCCGGGCCTTCGCAGGCTGGAAGCCGTGGGAACGCATGGTGTCCCTGGCGGAGCTCTGGACCCTGCCGGCCCCGGTCGAGATCGTCGCCTACACTCCCGAAGAGTGGGAGCGGCTGGGGCCGTGGACATTCGTCCAGACGATCCGGGCCGAGGGCCGGCCGGTCTCTCCGAGAGCACCTTCACCACCCGCGGCCTGATTCGACCGGACTCCCGGCTCGTGCGAGAGTCTCGGCGCGGCCGGGCACCAACTCTGTCCCGACGGCGCGGGGAGCGCGCGGGCGAACGCCGAGGCCCCAAAAGGGCCAAGGGGCCCGATTTGGTACCGGAGCCCCCTTCTAGTGGAGCTGAGGGGAATCGAACCCCTGACCTCTTGAATGCCATTCAAGCGCTCTACCAACTGAGCTACAACCCCAGAGTGGTCAGGCGACTATGTTACCACGATACCTGACGGCAAAGCCAGGTACACGCCAGATTCAGGTTCCGCGGCCAGGATCCCCTGATGATCGTCACCAGAGGGCCCATGGTATCCTCGAACGTGCTTCCCAGAGAGCCCAGGGCCACGTTCACGCCCCACCCCGAACTGCGGCTGATCGGCTTCCTCCACGGCCTCTTCGGCCTCCTGGGCAGCCGGGGCGAACTGGGCGACATCCTCCGCAGCTTCCTACAGGACATCGCGGAGTACCTGGAGGCCGAGGGCGGTTACGTCCTGTCCACCGACGACCCGGACAACCTGCGCCTGGTGACCGAGTACGGCGTGCCGTTCATCGAGGAGTCGCACGACACCACCGAGATATCGCGCTTCTACGACGACCTCATCCGCAAGCGCCGGCCGGCGATCGCCGTCGGCTCGACCCAGGAGGCCGCCAGCCTGATCGGCGTGCCGATGCTGACCGAGTCGCGCCTGGTGGGCGTCATCGTCTTCTTCCGCAACCGCGACGTCGTACCCTTCGTGGCCGAGGACATCCCGTTGCTTTCGGTCGTCTCGCAGCCCCTGGCCATCCACATCGAGAACGTGGACTTCGCCCGGGGCAACGCCGCCCGGCGAGCCGAACTCGAGGCCATCCTCGCCTCGATGGACGATGGCCTGGTCGTCGTCGACCACCTCGGGCAGGTCCTGTCCTTCAACAACGCCCTGGCCACGCTCTCGGCCTACACCGTGCCCGACCTCTACAGCATGTGCTGGGACGATCTGGTCACCACGTCGCAGCGCCACTGGGAGACGTTCAAGGCGTTCAACCGCTGCCTGCGGCAGGGCGAGACGTTTCGGGCCCGCTGTCCGGGGGCGATGCGCCGTGCCGACGGGAGCGAGTTCCCGGTCTCGATGAACTTCAGCACCATCAGCGAGGAACCCGGTGTCGTGACGGGCGGCGTCATCTCGATCCGCGACGTCACCATCGAGGCCGAACTCGACCGCATGAAGGACGAGTTCATCGCCAACGTCTCGCACGAGCTCAAGACGCCCATCACGACGCTCTCCGGCTTCCTGCAGATGATGATCTCGCGGGACATGTCGCGCGGCGAGCAACTTCCGCTGCTCGACGTGCTCAAGGACGAGACCGACAGGCTCCATCGCCTGATCAACGACCTGCTCGACCTGTCCAAGATCCAGGCCAATCGCATCAAGCTGGTGCCCCGCACGTTCCGCCTGGAGACCCTGCTGCGCAAGGTCATCAAGCCCTTCGCGGTGCGCCACCAGGACACGCACAAGATCGTGCTGACGGTCGAACCGCCCCGCGGGATGATCCAGGCCGACCATGACCGCCTGACGCAAGTGCTGGTGAACCTGGTGAGCAACGCGGTGAAGTACTCGCCCGAGGGCGGCGAGGTCTCGATCCGGGCGGGGCGCAAGGGCGACAAGTGGTTCATCGCGGTCAAGGACCAGGGCATCGGCATCGCCGCCGACGTGCTGCCCCAGCTTTTCACGCGCTTCTACCGGGTCAACGAGAACCAGACTGCCGGCACCGGCCTCGGGCTGTTCATCACGAAGGAGATCGTGGAGCGGCACGGCGGCAAGCTGGAAGTGGCTAGCCAGCTTGGCGAGGGTAGCACGTTCACCGTGGAGATCCCGGTGAAGTTCCCCGCCCCGGAGGCGCGGAACCGCCCGCCCGCCGACGCTCGCCGCTAGCCGGCCGGCTTCTTCCGCTCGGCGATACCCTTTAGCCGCACGAAGTCGGCTTCCAGCTTGGTCTGGATGTCGGGCGCGATGACGCCCATCATGAGCTTCGCGAGCAGTGGCTTGAACTGGAACTCGGCGTCCCAGTCCACGCGCGTCTTGCCGCCGAACTCCTCGAGGCGGTAGCGAAAGGCCATCTCGAACCCCTCGGACGTCCCCTTGACGGCGAGGAGCTTTGCGGGCTCAAGGGCGGTGACTTCGGCATGCACCGTGACGCGCTGGCCGCCCATGTCCAGGGTCTCGACGGCCTTGGCGCCCACGCGCGGCGGACCGCCCCCCTCCTTGATGGCGATGATGCCGGCCACCCATTCCCGCCGGCGCTCGGCTTCGGTGAGCATCGGGAAGATCTCCGCGGCCGGCCGCTCGATCGTGACCGACCCGGCCGGCCGGGCCGTGCCGTCACAACCTGCCATGGTCAGGGCCAACCCGGCGCC
Proteins encoded:
- a CDS encoding PAS domain S-box protein, giving the protein MIVTRGPMVSSNVLPREPRATFTPHPELRLIGFLHGLFGLLGSRGELGDILRSFLQDIAEYLEAEGGYVLSTDDPDNLRLVTEYGVPFIEESHDTTEISRFYDDLIRKRRPAIAVGSTQEAASLIGVPMLTESRLVGVIVFFRNRDVVPFVAEDIPLLSVVSQPLAIHIENVDFARGNAARRAELEAILASMDDGLVVVDHLGQVLSFNNALATLSAYTVPDLYSMCWDDLVTTSQRHWETFKAFNRCLRQGETFRARCPGAMRRADGSEFPVSMNFSTISEEPGVVTGGVISIRDVTIEAELDRMKDEFIANVSHELKTPITTLSGFLQMMISRDMSRGEQLPLLDVLKDETDRLHRLINDLLDLSKIQANRIKLVPRTFRLETLLRKVIKPFAVRHQDTHKIVLTVEPPRGMIQADHDRLTQVLVNLVSNAVKYSPEGGEVSIRAGRKGDKWFIAVKDQGIGIAADVLPQLFTRFYRVNENQTAGTGLGLFITKEIVERHGGKLEVASQLGEGSTFTVEIPVKFPAPEARNRPPADARR
- a CDS encoding nucleotidyltransferase domain-containing protein — protein: MGHGDRSIRRVVQVDWPGVEALAARVRESFPDATLLLFGSRARGTADEDSDYDFCVISRAFAGWKPWERMVSLAELWTLPAPVEIVAYTPEEWERLGPWTFVQTIRAEGRPVSPRAPSPPAA
- a CDS encoding SRPBCC family protein, whose protein sequence is MLRTRNSLGLALGAGLALTMAGCDGTARPAGSVTIERPAAEIFPMLTEAERRREWVAGIIAIKEGGGPPRVGAKAVETLDMGGQRVTVHAEVTALEPAKLLAVKGTSEGFEMAFRYRLEEFGGKTRVDWDAEFQFKPLLAKLMMGVIAPDIQTKLEADFVRLKGIAERKKPAG
- a CDS encoding HEPN domain-containing protein, coding for MSEEEYQAWLDAAARDLEAARTLAEAGNCSLAVFHYQQAAEKRIKALCALSGRPALTRSIVDLLLKLRSLDTDVPEPVVRAARRLDAHHVQSRYPTGLGVAPEKLYDEVICREAEGWAMEIVRFAESFRSTGPE